The Streptomyces rubrogriseus genomic sequence CCGGTGTACGGGCGCGCGTACCCGGAGAAGGCCGCCTACCCGGCGGACGTGCCCGCCCAGGCCGTGTCACCCCTGCCGTACACCCTGCCCGCGGGGCAGAAGTACGTGGTCGGTGAGAAGGTGCCCGGCGAGTACTACTACGCGGTCACCTTCGACGAGGCGTCCCACCGGGTGGTGACGGGCGAGGACCAGTACTACGAGATCCAGTACGGTCACCGGGTCGCGTACGTGCGCGCCGCCGACGTGACGGTCTCCGCGGCCCGGTAGCCCGCTGCCGGGAGCCGGGTCTCAGCCCTGCTGGAAAAGCTCCGCCGGGAGCGGCTTCAGCAGGGCGTACAGGTCGTCGGTGATGGGGCGGTCCCAGGCGGCGATGGTCACCAGGACGCCGTCGCTGCGGTCGAACTGGACGCAGGAGATCCGGCTCTCGGAGAGCTTGAGGCGGCGCACGATGAGCAGGTTGTCGCCCTGCATCACGGGGACGTCCTCGGCGCCGACGACCGTGATCTCCTCGTCGTTCTCCAGCGCGAGCAGCAGCTGGGCCACCTCGAAGGGGATCTCTCCCTCGGGGACCTCGCGGGCCGGTGAGCCGTCCGGGAGGTTGCCGATGATCATCGCGGGGCCGCGGCCGCCGAACAGGTCGTAGCGCAGGAAGACGCCCTGACAGCTGCCGTCGGGCGCGGGCAGCAGACCGGCGCCGAGATTGCCGGGCCAGTCGCCCGGGTCCATGGCCAGTACGTCGAAGTCGGGCCCGGCGGGCGTGGCGCTGCGGCGGCGGAGGAACGACATGCCGCCATGGTACGTGGCCGGGGGCCGGGAACGGCGTGCGGGCGGCGGCCCGGCCGGGCTACGCGGTCCGCCGCTGCCGGTCCTGGTGGCGGGCCACCCTGGCCCGGTTGCCGCAGGAGGGCCTGCACCATTCCTGCCGGGGGTGCTCCTTGAGGAAGTAGCGCACGCAGCGCGGCGCGTGGCAGGCCCGCAGCCGTTTCAGGTCGGGCCCCGCGAGGAAGCCGATCACGGCCTGGGCGAGGGCGGCTGCGAGGTCCGCCCGTACGCCCTGCGCGGGGGCGGCGCGCACGACGGGCCCGGCGGCGTCGGCCCAGGCCAGGACGGGGACCGTGGGGGTGCGGGCGGCGGCCTCGTTCAGGAGCCGCAGGGCCTGGGGCACGGGCAGCAGCCGGGCGGCGTCGGCGGGGCTCGGCTCGCCGGGGCGCACGGCGCGGGCGAAGAGGGCCCGGGCGGCGGCCCGTACGTCGCGTACGGCGGCCAGGGTGGACGCGTCGGCCTCGAAGACCTCGGCGTCCGGCACCACGCCGGGGTGTGCCCAGGCCCAGGCGGTGAGCCCGGCCGGGTCGGCCAGTTCGTCGGCGACGCCGCCCTGCCCGTCGTGCCGGACGGTCAGCGCCAGGTCGAGCGCGATCCGGGTGTCCCTGCTGGCCGAGTCCTGCATGCGGCCGATGATAGGCACGCCGGGCCCGGCGGGGTGTCACTCCTGCGAGGGACCGGGGGGCACCACCGCGATCGGGGCCGCCGCGTGCAGCAGCACGGCGTGGGTGACCGAGCCCATCATCCGGGCGGGGGCCAGCAGGCGCCGGCGGTGCCGGCCGACGACGATCAGGTCGGCGTCCTTGGAGGACGCGACCAGGTTTCCGGCGGCGTCGCCGGGCACCACGTGGGTGTCGGCCCGGACGTCGGGGTGGCGTCCGCGGTAGGGGGCGAGCAGGCCGTCGGCCAGGACCCGGGTCTCGCTCTCGATGGAGACCTCGTCGATCACCAGGGGCATCATCTGGCCCGCGGCGGCCCAGGTCTGCACCGGCCACGGGTAGGCCGCGACCACCTGGAGGCGGGCGCCGCGCAGCCCGGCCTCGGTGAAGGCGAAGGACAGGGTGGCGTCGTCGGGGCTGTCCACGTGCAGGCCGACCACCACCCGGGGGCCGGGTTCGGCCGGTGCCTCGCCGTGGACCTCGCGTCCGGGCCGGGGCACCACGACGACCGGGCACTCCGCGTCGCGGGCGGCGGCCATGCCGTTGGAGCCCAGCAGCAGGCCGGCGAAGCCGCCCCGGCCCCGGGAGCCGAGGACGAGCAGCTGGGCGTCCGCGCCCAGTTCCGGCAGCAGGGCACCCGGAACGCCTTCCATGCCCACGTACTCCGTCGGCACCGCGAAGGCCCGTCCCTGAAGGTGCGCCCGCGCCTGGTCGAGCGCGGGGTCCTCGGCGGTGTCCGGCGGGCCCGCGACCAGGACGTCGGTCTGGGCCCAGGCGGCGTACTGGCGCACGTGCACCACCCGCAGGGGTGCCTCGCGCCGGTGGGCGGCGTCGAGCGCCCAGTCCAGGGCGCGCAGGCCGTCGTCCGAACCGTCGACCGCCGCGATGACCGGCAGGGTGCTCATGGGTCCTCACCTCCGGAGTACGGACTTCCCCCCGGCGGCGGACCGAACACCCCGGTTCGGCCGGTCGGCGCACCCCGCGGTGTCCTACGTGAGGTCGAACTCCCCTTCC encodes the following:
- a CDS encoding ABATE domain-containing protein gives rise to the protein MQDSASRDTRIALDLALTVRHDGQGGVADELADPAGLTAWAWAHPGVVPDAEVFEADASTLAAVRDVRAAARALFARAVRPGEPSPADAARLLPVPQALRLLNEAAARTPTVPVLAWADAAGPVVRAAPAQGVRADLAAALAQAVIGFLAGPDLKRLRACHAPRCVRYFLKEHPRQEWCRPSCGNRARVARHQDRQRRTA
- a CDS encoding universal stress protein — protein: MSTLPVIAAVDGSDDGLRALDWALDAAHRREAPLRVVHVRQYAAWAQTDVLVAGPPDTAEDPALDQARAHLQGRAFAVPTEYVGMEGVPGALLPELGADAQLLVLGSRGRGGFAGLLLGSNGMAAARDAECPVVVVPRPGREVHGEAPAEPGPRVVVGLHVDSPDDATLSFAFTEAGLRGARLQVVAAYPWPVQTWAAAGQMMPLVIDEVSIESETRVLADGLLAPYRGRHPDVRADTHVVPGDAAGNLVASSKDADLIVVGRHRRRLLAPARMMGSVTHAVLLHAAAPIAVVPPGPSQE